The DNA window TCCAGGAGTGGCTGTGGCGCGAGGTGGGCGCGCCGGAGCGACCGGATCGGCCCGCGCGCCTGGCCGCCGTGGTGGACCGGCCGGACCGGTTCTTCCTGTTCATCTCGGTCCATCACGCGCTGGCCGACGGGTACGGCATGAATCTGGTCATCGCCACGCTCGATACCAGCTACAAGATGAAAGACGTACCGCCCGACCAGCTCGCGGTGCCCGAGCCCGTCAACGAGCACACCGACCGTTCCGTGGCGACCTACCGGCGGATCATCGAGGACGATGAGGCGTACCGGGCCTCTGAGCAGTACACGGCGGACCGCGACGGCCTGCTCGCCGCGCTCGACGGCGTCGAGCCGGCCCTGTTTCCGAATCGGACCAGCGCGGCGAGAATCGCGCGTGGACACTACAACACGATGATCTCGGGGGAGTACCTCGATCGGGTCCGGGCCACCGGCGTCACCGTCTTCGCCTACCTCACGGCCGCGGTCGCGACCTATCTCGCGACGATCCACCGCACCGATCAGGTGGTGATCGGCGTGCCGATGCTCAACCGGCACTCGGCGGAGACCTACCGTACCCAGGGCCATCGCGCCAATGTCATTCCGCTGCCGGTGCGCGTCGAACGGGACGTGCCGCTCGCGCGGATCGCGGAGCAGGTGACCCAGCAGATTCGAAAGCTGAAGAAGCATCAGCGATTTCCCTACGGTGAACTGACCCGCGCGCTGAATCCGGACCCGGTCGCGCCGCCGCTGTACGACGTCGCCTTCTCGCACACCAAACTGCCGGATGCCGACTACGTCCACGAGCTCATCTCGAAGTGGACGGTGCACAATCCGGGTTCGGTGACCAACGCACTCACCATCGTCACCGCGGAGAACGGCCGCGACGGCTCGATCAGCCTCCAGTTGTTCTACGACACCGACATTTTCGACGCGAGCTTCCCGATCGAGTCGGCGCTGCGCAGTGTCGCGGAGATGGTCACCGCATCGCTGGATCATCCGCAGACCCCGGTGGGTGCGCTGCCGCTGCTCTCGGAGCCGACCAGTGCCGAAGTGTCGACCTTCGAGGCGGGGCCGCGAATCGAGTTCCCCTACACCACCATTGATCGGCTCTTCAACGAACAGGCTGCCGCGCATCCGGACCGGGTGGCCATCGTGCCCGCCGCCGGATCGGGTGAACGATGGCTGACCTACGGGCAATTGTCCGGGCTGGTAGACGGTTTCGCAGCGAAGCTGCATGAGCTGGGCGCGACCGGCAACGAGTGCATACCGGTAATTCTGCCTCGGACCACCGACATGGTGATCGCGGTGCTGGGAATACTGCGCGCCGGTTGCGCTTACGTGCCGCTCGATCCGGATTATCCGGCGGCGCGGATCGAAACGGTCCTCGCCGATTGCGAGGCGCGGTTCGTGGTCGCCGGGCGCGAGCACGCGCGGCTCTATGCCGATCTCGGCGTCACCCGCGTCACGGTGGCCGACACGCTGCCCGGCATTGTCGAAAATGTCTCGCACCCAGCGGATCTGAGCTATCTGATCTACACCTCGGGCTCGACCGGTGTGCCCAAAGGCGTGATGATCGAGCACCGCTCGGTGGTCAACCGGCTCACCTGGATGCAGCGCCGCTACCCGCTGGCCGCCGACGATGTCATCCTGCAGAAGACGCCGGTCACCTTCGACGTGTCGGTGTGGGAGTTGTTCTGGTGGGCCATCACCGGAGCCGAGGTGGCGTTGCTGGAGGTCGGCGGCGAACGGGATCCGCGCCGCATCGCCGAGGCCATCGAGGCGAATTCGGTGACCGTCGTGCATTTCGTGCCGTCCATGCTGGCCGCCTTCGTGGACGAGCTGACCGCCGATCGCACGATCGTGCCGCGCATCGCGGGCCTGCGCCGGGTGTTCTGCAGTGGTGAGGCGCTGCCGCCCGCGCTGGTGCGCCGCTTCCACGCGGCCTTCGCGGCGGTGCAACAGCAGCCGCCGCGGCTGGTGAACCTGTACGGCCCCACCGAGGCCACCGTCGACGTGTCGTATTTCGATTGCCCCGCCGCTAGCGACTGCTTGCAGGTCACTCGAAACAACCAGCACGATTCGCTCGATGTAGTGCCGATCGGCCGACCGATCGACAATATCGACCTGCTGGTGCTCGACGAATCCGGACGCAGAATGCCCATCGGCGTGCCCGGTGAACTCAATATCGCCGGTGTCGGCGTCGCCCGGGGTTACCGCGGTCGCCCCGAGCTGACCGCCGCCGCCTTCGTCGACGATCTGACCGTGCCGGGCCGCCGCCGCTACCGCACCGGCGATCTGGCGCGCTGGCTGGCCGACGGCACCTTGGAGTACCTGGGCCGCTTCGACGACCAGGTGAAGATCCGCGGCAACCGGATCACCCTCGGCGAGGTGGAGAACGCGATTCTGGGTTGCCACGGTGTGCGCGGCGCGGCCGTGCTCGACGAGCAGTCGCAGACACACGGTGCGCATCTGGTCGGGTACTTCGTCGGCGACGCGGTGACCGGCGACGAGATCGCCGAACAGATCGCGACCCGCCTGCCCCGCTACATGATTCCGACCCGGCTGCTGCGCGTGGATCGGATCCCGTCGACCCGCAACGGCAAGGCCGATCGCAAGGCGTTGACCAGGCAGGCGGCGGCCGCCGACCATGCGGTCGCGGCGGCGGTCGAACCACGAACACCGGTCGAGGCCGAGCTGGCACAGGTCTGGCGGACCGTGCTCGGCATCGACTCCATCGGTGTACACGACAACTTCTTTACCCACGGCGGCGATTCCATACTCGCGCTTTCTGTGCGCACCGCCGCCGAGCGGGCCGGGATGTTCTTCGATGTGGATGCCTTCTACGAGCATCCGACGATCGCCGAACTCGCCCGGATCGTCTCGGATGGCCCGGACGGCGAGCGGATTCGGATCGCCACGACACTGGAGACGGTGCCGCTGATCGACCGCGCGGCACTACATCAGGCCGAGGACGCCTTCCCGGCCAACGCGCTGCAGCTCGGCATGCTCTTCCACAGCATCGAGCGCGCCGATTCGGTGACCTACAAGGACGTATTCCGCTACCGACTCGACATGCCGTGGGATGCCGCGCAGTTCCGTGCGGCGTTCGACCGACTGGTGCGCCGTCAGCCCGCGCTGCGTTCGTCGTTCGAGCTGAGCAAGTACTCGGTTCCGCTCCAAGTCGTGCACACCGCGGTCGACTACGAGGTCGAGATCGTCGATCTCACCGATATCGACCAGGTGCTGGCCGATCAAGAGGTCGAGGACTACATCCAGGAGCGCAGGCACGCTCCGTACGACCTCACCCGCGCCCCGCTGCACGCCCTGTGCGTATTCCTGCAGTCCGCCGAAAGCGCTGGTCGGACTGTTGATCTGGTGTTCAGTTTCCACCACGCGATCCTCGATGGGTGGAGCGTCGCGACCTCGGTGCTCGAGCTGCTGCTGGACTATCTGAACAAGCTGGGGTTGCTCCAGACCGGCCTCGCCGCGGCCCCACATTCGGCCACCGTGCTCGCCGAGTACGCACAAGCCGAAATCGCGGCGGCGCACGACGATTCGGCGCGTGCGTTCTGGCGTGACACGCTGGCGGGGGCCGAACCGACCGCGCTGACCGCGCTCGGTGTCCATGAGGGTGTGGTGGCGCGGGAACCGCAGGCCCGCGCGCTGGTGCCGCGCCGGCTCGCCGAGCGGATCACCGCCTTCGCGGCCCGGCACCAGGTGCCCGAGAAGGCCGTCTATTTGGCGGCGCACTGCTTGACGCTGCGCACGGTGACCGGGCGTGCCGATATCACCACCGGCGTGGTCAGCCACGGCCGTCCGGACCGGGCGGGCGCGGAAAGTATTGCGGGCCTGTTCCTCAACACGCTGCCGATGCGACTGGACGATACCGCCGTGACCTGGCGTGCGGCCGTCGACCAGGTGGCGCGCCGGGAACGCGAGGCCTACCCGCATCGGCGCTATCCGCTGCGCTCGATCCTGGCCGATGGCGGTCCCGTCTTCGAGACCGCATTCAACTTCATCAACTACCACCTTTTCGCACCGATCGTCGGAGCGGACGGAGTCGCACTGCGCGACTTCGACGTTCGCGAGGACACCAACTTCCAATTACTGGTGACGGTGGCCAACGACCCGCGCGACGGCCGAATGTGGGTGCGGGTCAACGGCGATCACACCCTGACCAGGGATCAGTGCGAGACCGTCGCGATCACCCAGCTGCGCATGCTGGCGAGCATCGTCGCGGATCCGGATGCGGCGATCGATCGCAGCGCCGGTCCGCTGACCGCCCGTGATGTCGGCACGCTGGTCGCCGAGGCGGCCGCGCTGAATCCGGACACGATCGCCGTGCGGGGCGACGAGTCCAGCATGACCTACAACGAACTGATCGAGCGCTGCGGTCGACTTGTGCGGCGGCTCAGCGGTTTCGGCATCCGGCCCGGCGACCGGATCGGCATTCTGATGAGCCGTCGCCCGGAGTTGGTGCTGCTGGTGCTGGCGCTCATGCGGATCGGCGCGGCTTGTGTGCCGCTCGACGTCAGCTACCCACGGGCCCGGCTGAATCTGATGATCGACCGCGCCCGTCCGCACCGCGTGATCGCCGACGCCGACTACGCCGAGATCGTCGACAACGCCGCACTTGTACTGGACACCGCGGCGCTGTTCGACCCGACCGTTGGACATGCGCAAGGCGTTGTCCCGGACCAGGTATCGCCCGACGCGATCGCGTATGTCCTGTTCACCTCCGGCTCCACCGGCGAGCCCAAGGGCGTCGCCATGCCGCATCGCGGCCTGACTTCCCTGGTCGACTGGCAGAACCGCAGCCCATCGGGTATCGACCTGGCCAGCACATTGCAGCTGGCTCCGCTGAGCTTCGACGTCTCGTTCCAGGAGATCTTCACGACACTGGCCGCGGGTTCCACGCTGCGAGTGAGTTCGGCGGATCTGCGCGCCAATGTCGAGGAGTTGTTGAATACCGTCGTCGACGAGGGCATCGAGCGACTGTTCCTGCCTTACGTCGCGCTGCAGGCCTTCGCCGAGGCCGTGGTCGCCCGGCGGATGTTTCCAGTGAACCTGAAGGTGCTCGCCTCCTCCGGTGAGCAGTTGCGCATCACCGACGAGATCCGCGCACTGTGCAAGGTGGTGCCGGGACTGCTGCTGGAAAACCAGTACGGCCCAACCGAATCCCACGTCGCGACCACCTTCACGCTCACCGGTTCGCCCGACGACTATCCGGCGCTGCCGCCCGTCGGCCGCGCGGTCGACGGCGATACCGTCGAACTGCTCGACGGCGCACTGCGTCCGGTGGCCGACGGTGTGATCGGTGAGATCTACCTGGGCGGACGGTCCATCGCGAGCGGGTACCAGGGCCGGGCGGCGTTGACCGCCCAGCGGTTCGTGGCCACCCACGGCGGTGCAATCCTTTATCGCACCGGTGATCTCGGCGTGCGGCTGGCCGCAGGCGATATCGTCTGCCTAGGCCGCAGCGACAGTCAGGTCAAGATCCGCGGCTTCCGGGTGGAGCCCGCCGAGGTGGAGCTGTGCATCCTCGGGCTGGTGGAGCGGTATCCGGCCGTCACCGAAGCCGCTGTGGTGGCACGGGGTTTCGGCGGGATCGACGGTGCGTTGATCGCCTTCCTGGTCGGGGACGCCGAACAGACCGATCTGGCCGCGCTGCGGCACGATCTGCGCGGCGTGCTGCCGGCGCATATGGTGCCGTCCCGGTTCGTCTTCCTCGACGAACTGCCCCGCACGCCGAGCGGTAAGCGCGACGACCGGGCGCTGCGCTGCATCGTCGAGGCCGCACCGGAATCTGTTGCCACCCAGCGGGAACCGGCCGACGAGTACGAGCAGTCCGCGGCCGCGCTCCTGGCGGAGTATGCCGGCCTGCGTTCGATCGGTCTGGACGACGATTTCTTCGCCGCGGGCGGCACCTCCATCGGAGCCATGCGCGTGGTGATGGGGCTGTCGCGGCGTTTCGGCGTCGAGGTGCCACTCGACTCGTTCATCGGTGCGCCGACGGCCGCCGAACTCGCCGCGCTGATCCGGTCCGGTGATACCCACCGCACCTATGACCCCGTGGTGCCGATCAGCGTCGGCGGTGATAAGCCGCCGCTGTTCCTGGTGCATCCGATCGGTGGAAATGTGCTGTGCTACTTGGCACTTGCCCGCCACCTCGATCCGGATCGCGCGGTCTACGGGTTACAGGCCGCGGGCGCCGATCCCGGGAGCACACCGGAGAAGTCGATCATCGCAATGGCCGAGTCCTATCTGGCGGCGGTGCGCCGGGTGCACCCGCAGGGGCCGTACCACCTGGCGGGCTGGTCGTTCGGCGGCAATGTCGCGCTCGAGATGGCGCGGCAGTTGCCCGAGCACGAAGTGGCCAGCGTGACGCTGCTGGACACGATGGCGTTGCGCCAGCAGGCCCGCGAGCTTATCGCCGAGGAGCAGCTCATCCGCTGGTTCTTCCTCGAATTGCTCTGGTACGCCCGGGGAAATCAGGCCGCGCTGGTCGATTTCGAACCCGACGTGCACGGGTCCGAGGCGTTGTTCGACGCGATGCTCACCGAGGCGATACGGTCCGGGATCCTGCCCACCGACAGTTCACCGCAGGCGATCCGCAGGCTCTACGACGTGTTCTACGCCAACTACACGGCGCTGCTGGAGTACCGGCTCGAGCCCTATGACCGCGATATCACCCTGCTGCGGGCCGAGGAGGGCCTGCCGCCGGGTGTCGATATCGCGCACCAGGCCGTGGGGAGCATGTTCGACAGCGGGAACAACGGGTGGCGGCAGTATGCGGCCCGGCGCTTCACGCTGGTGTCGGTGCCCGGCGATCACCTGCACATGATGACCGAACCGCATGTCGGTGCGGTCGCGATGCAATTGGACGCGGCGCTGGCGGCGGCCGATCCGAGTATGGATCGTGAGTTGGACGCCGAGATGCTCGACGCCTGAAGTCCGCGACCCGCCGTTATGCGGACGATTCCGCATACGGTTGGGTTTCGGCGGGCGGGTCCGCGATCTTGAACTAGAGTTCCGAGATGGCCGCAACTGTCGGGGCGGCTCTCCATCGTGTGCGGTTGGCCAACGCCTGAGTCGATTCCGATGTCGGCCAGCGCTTTTCGAGAAGGAGAGTACTTGCCGTGAAGTTCGGTTGGATGGCGCTGATCTCGGCCGCCGTGGCGACATCGGGTCTGGTGGCCGGTACCGCGCAGGCGGCGGGAAACGCGGTGGTCGGCGGTAGTTCCGGCCTGGTCTTCGACAACAACGCCGTATGCTCGCTGACCGCGATCGGCTATGACAACGCCGGGCGACTGGTCGGATTGACCGCCGGACACTGCGCCTCGACCGGTGCGCTATTCGGCGCCGAACAGTTCCTGGATGCGGCTGTCATCGGCACCGTCGCGTACTCCGACGACGGCAAGGGCGTCGATTTCGCGGTGCTGCAGTTCGATCCGGCGAAGGTCACACCCGTGCGCAGTATCGGCCCGGCTACCATCGCCGGACTCGGCGCCGCACCCGCTCCCGGCGAACCGGTGTGCACGAGCGGGCGCAGCAGCGGATTCGACTGCGGTGTCGTCTGGGGCTCGCTGCAGGGCAGCACCATCAACCAGTCCTGTTCCAAGCCGGGCGATTCCGGTGGTCCGGTCACCGTGGGGGATCGGTTGGTCGGGATGAATCAGGGGCGGCTGACCGGACTCGGTGGCGTCGGCTTCAATATCCCGTGCCTGTCCGGTGCGAATCCCATTCACTCACCGGCGTTCTTCGCGCCGATCGATCAGATTCTTCAGGCCGTGGACGCCACCGGCGGCGTCGGCAGCGGGTTCCAGCCCATCTGATCCGTCGCGAGCCCGCGCAGGGCTTCGGCGGTGAATGCGTTCAGCGGGTAGAACAATTCGATCGCGAGTTCGGACAGCGTCACGTCGGCGGGTGCGCCGAAGGTGGCCATGGTGCTGAACATGCGCAGTTCACCGAACGGGGTCCGGACGCGCAACGGTACCTCGAACGGACTCGGTTGTGCCGCATCGTCATCCGGCTCCTCGACCGGATCCGGCGGCAACGGGTAGGCGGCCACTTCGTCGAAGAGCGCCCGCAACTCGGCGTCGCCGGTCGCATTGACCTGGCGGGACAGTCGCTCCAGGAACAATTCCCGTACCTGGGTCAGGTTGGCGAGTCGTCCCGCGAGGCCCTCGGGGTGCAGCACCAGCCGATAGACATTCGGTTTCGGCAGCAGCAGTTGCTCGGGGATACCGGTCATCAACAGCCCCATCGCCGCATTGCCGGTGACCACGTTCCAGAGCCGGTCCACCACGACCGCCGGATACGGTTCGTGCGCGGTCAGCATGATATCGAGCGCGGATCGGACCGATGCCAGGTGCGCGTCGTCGAGGCTGCTCTCCCGGTAGGCGGGTGCGTAGTCGGCGGCCAACAGCAGGGTGTTGCGCTCGCGCAGCGGCACCTCCAGCGCATCGCAGAGCCGCAGGATCATCGCTCGGCTCGGCATCGCCCGTCCGGTCTCCACGTAGGAGATGTGCCGCGAGGAGCTGTCCGCGGACAGCGCCAGGTCGAGTTGGCTGAGCCTGCGTCGCTGTCGCCAGTCGCGCAGCAGCGCGCCGACCCGCGATTGCGTCTGAGTTGGTGCCACCTGACCAGGCTAATCAGCGCCGCATGCGCGCAGCCATGACCTCGGAGGTTATTGAGACCTGCACCTCAGGCCCGGCATGGTCGGTCCCGGGAGCCGATCGGCTGCCACGGATCGACCACAGGAGAACGAGATGAGCACAGTCAGCGCCCGGCCTGCGTCGGACACGGATTTCCTGCGGACCGTACTG is part of the Nocardia sp. NBC_00565 genome and encodes:
- a CDS encoding helix-turn-helix domain-containing protein, with translation MAPTQTQSRVGALLRDWRQRRRLSQLDLALSADSSSRHISYVETGRAMPSRAMILRLCDALEVPLRERNTLLLAADYAPAYRESSLDDAHLASVRSALDIMLTAHEPYPAVVVDRLWNVVTGNAAMGLLMTGIPEQLLLPKPNVYRLVLHPEGLAGRLANLTQVRELFLERLSRQVNATGDAELRALFDEVAAYPLPPDPVEEPDDDAAQPSPFEVPLRVRTPFGELRMFSTMATFGAPADVTLSELAIELFYPLNAFTAEALRGLATDQMGWNPLPTPPVASTA
- a CDS encoding S1 family peptidase: MKFGWMALISAAVATSGLVAGTAQAAGNAVVGGSSGLVFDNNAVCSLTAIGYDNAGRLVGLTAGHCASTGALFGAEQFLDAAVIGTVAYSDDGKGVDFAVLQFDPAKVTPVRSIGPATIAGLGAAPAPGEPVCTSGRSSGFDCGVVWGSLQGSTINQSCSKPGDSGGPVTVGDRLVGMNQGRLTGLGGVGFNIPCLSGANPIHSPAFFAPIDQILQAVDATGGVGSGFQPI
- a CDS encoding amino acid adenylation domain-containing protein yields the protein MTSETSANPDRPTEAWPVSAYQRDVLGLALRLAPEPVAQQTYSLRMDEPLDIGRLRACWRRALMSDEALRLRFAFDNGEFRQWISDEIPRVEVVDLTGAPDPEAAVQEWLWREVGAPERPDRPARLAAVVDRPDRFFLFISVHHALADGYGMNLVIATLDTSYKMKDVPPDQLAVPEPVNEHTDRSVATYRRIIEDDEAYRASEQYTADRDGLLAALDGVEPALFPNRTSAARIARGHYNTMISGEYLDRVRATGVTVFAYLTAAVATYLATIHRTDQVVIGVPMLNRHSAETYRTQGHRANVIPLPVRVERDVPLARIAEQVTQQIRKLKKHQRFPYGELTRALNPDPVAPPLYDVAFSHTKLPDADYVHELISKWTVHNPGSVTNALTIVTAENGRDGSISLQLFYDTDIFDASFPIESALRSVAEMVTASLDHPQTPVGALPLLSEPTSAEVSTFEAGPRIEFPYTTIDRLFNEQAAAHPDRVAIVPAAGSGERWLTYGQLSGLVDGFAAKLHELGATGNECIPVILPRTTDMVIAVLGILRAGCAYVPLDPDYPAARIETVLADCEARFVVAGREHARLYADLGVTRVTVADTLPGIVENVSHPADLSYLIYTSGSTGVPKGVMIEHRSVVNRLTWMQRRYPLAADDVILQKTPVTFDVSVWELFWWAITGAEVALLEVGGERDPRRIAEAIEANSVTVVHFVPSMLAAFVDELTADRTIVPRIAGLRRVFCSGEALPPALVRRFHAAFAAVQQQPPRLVNLYGPTEATVDVSYFDCPAASDCLQVTRNNQHDSLDVVPIGRPIDNIDLLVLDESGRRMPIGVPGELNIAGVGVARGYRGRPELTAAAFVDDLTVPGRRRYRTGDLARWLADGTLEYLGRFDDQVKIRGNRITLGEVENAILGCHGVRGAAVLDEQSQTHGAHLVGYFVGDAVTGDEIAEQIATRLPRYMIPTRLLRVDRIPSTRNGKADRKALTRQAAAADHAVAAAVEPRTPVEAELAQVWRTVLGIDSIGVHDNFFTHGGDSILALSVRTAAERAGMFFDVDAFYEHPTIAELARIVSDGPDGERIRIATTLETVPLIDRAALHQAEDAFPANALQLGMLFHSIERADSVTYKDVFRYRLDMPWDAAQFRAAFDRLVRRQPALRSSFELSKYSVPLQVVHTAVDYEVEIVDLTDIDQVLADQEVEDYIQERRHAPYDLTRAPLHALCVFLQSAESAGRTVDLVFSFHHAILDGWSVATSVLELLLDYLNKLGLLQTGLAAAPHSATVLAEYAQAEIAAAHDDSARAFWRDTLAGAEPTALTALGVHEGVVAREPQARALVPRRLAERITAFAARHQVPEKAVYLAAHCLTLRTVTGRADITTGVVSHGRPDRAGAESIAGLFLNTLPMRLDDTAVTWRAAVDQVARREREAYPHRRYPLRSILADGGPVFETAFNFINYHLFAPIVGADGVALRDFDVREDTNFQLLVTVANDPRDGRMWVRVNGDHTLTRDQCETVAITQLRMLASIVADPDAAIDRSAGPLTARDVGTLVAEAAALNPDTIAVRGDESSMTYNELIERCGRLVRRLSGFGIRPGDRIGILMSRRPELVLLVLALMRIGAACVPLDVSYPRARLNLMIDRARPHRVIADADYAEIVDNAALVLDTAALFDPTVGHAQGVVPDQVSPDAIAYVLFTSGSTGEPKGVAMPHRGLTSLVDWQNRSPSGIDLASTLQLAPLSFDVSFQEIFTTLAAGSTLRVSSADLRANVEELLNTVVDEGIERLFLPYVALQAFAEAVVARRMFPVNLKVLASSGEQLRITDEIRALCKVVPGLLLENQYGPTESHVATTFTLTGSPDDYPALPPVGRAVDGDTVELLDGALRPVADGVIGEIYLGGRSIASGYQGRAALTAQRFVATHGGAILYRTGDLGVRLAAGDIVCLGRSDSQVKIRGFRVEPAEVELCILGLVERYPAVTEAAVVARGFGGIDGALIAFLVGDAEQTDLAALRHDLRGVLPAHMVPSRFVFLDELPRTPSGKRDDRALRCIVEAAPESVATQREPADEYEQSAAALLAEYAGLRSIGLDDDFFAAGGTSIGAMRVVMGLSRRFGVEVPLDSFIGAPTAAELAALIRSGDTHRTYDPVVPISVGGDKPPLFLVHPIGGNVLCYLALARHLDPDRAVYGLQAAGADPGSTPEKSIIAMAESYLAAVRRVHPQGPYHLAGWSFGGNVALEMARQLPEHEVASVTLLDTMALRQQARELIAEEQLIRWFFLELLWYARGNQAALVDFEPDVHGSEALFDAMLTEAIRSGILPTDSSPQAIRRLYDVFYANYTALLEYRLEPYDRDITLLRAEEGLPPGVDIAHQAVGSMFDSGNNGWRQYAARRFTLVSVPGDHLHMMTEPHVGAVAMQLDAALAAADPSMDRELDAEMLDA